The following are encoded in a window of Castanea sativa cultivar Marrone di Chiusa Pesio chromosome 9, ASM4071231v1 genomic DNA:
- the LOC142610741 gene encoding bifunctional protein FolD 2-like, whose product MASPSDHKAKIIDGKAIAQTIRNEIAAEVHQLSQKHGKVPGLAVVIVGNRKDSQSYVNMKRKACAEVGIKSFDIDLPEQVSEAELIAKVDELNANPDVHGILVQLPLPKHINEEKVLTEISIEKDVDGFHPLNIGKLAMKGRDPLFLPCTPKGCLELLSRSGITVKGKKAVVVGRSNIVGLPVSLLLLKADATVTIVHSHSQDPEKVIREADIIIAAAGQAMMVKGSWIKPGAAVIDVGTNAIDDPSKKSGYRLVGDVHYQEACEVAGWVTPVPGGVGPMTVAMLLKNTLDGAKRVIEH is encoded by the exons ATGGCATCACCGTCGGATCACAAGGCCAAAATTATCGACGGCAAAGCCATCGCTCAAACCATTCGCAATGAAATCGCCGCTGAAGTCCACCAACTATCGCAAAAACACGGCAAG GTCCCTGGGCTGGCTGTAGTGATTGTGGGCAACAGGAAGGATTCTCAAAGCTATGTGAATATGAAGAGAAAGGCGTGTGCTGAAGTTGGGATTAAGTCGTTTGACATAGACCTTCCGGAGCAAGTTTCTGAAGCTGAGTTGATCGCTAAAGTTGATGAGTTAAATGCAAATCCTGATGTACATG GAATATTGGTTCAACTCCCATTGCCAAAGCATATAAATGAAGAGAAAGTTCTGACTGAAATCAGCATTGAGAAGGACGTAGATGGCTTTCATCCGCTGAACATTGGCAAGCTTGCAATGAAAGGCAGAGATCCCTTGTTCCTTCCTTGCACCCCTAAG GGGTGTCTTGAACTTCTGTCACGAAGTGGTATAACTGTAAAGGGAAAGAAAGCAGTTGTGGTGGGTCGAAGTAACATAGTTGGATTGCCGGTTTCCCTGCTACTTCTGAAAGCAGATGCTACAGTTACCATAGTCCATTCACACTCTCAAGATCCTGAAAAAGTCATTCGTGAAGCAGACATCATTATTGCAGCGGCAGGGCAGGCAATGATG GTCAAAGGTAGTTGGATCAAACCTGGTGCTGCAGTTATTGATGTTGGCACAAATGCTATCGATGACCCAAGTAAGAAGTCAGGCTATAGGCTAGTTGGAGATGTTCATTACCAGGAAGCATGTGAGGTAGCTGGATGGGTTACTCCAGTTCCGGGTGGTGTGGGACCAATGACTGTTGCAATGCTACTGAAGAATACTTTGGATGGTGCTAAGCGTGTAATTGAGCATTAA
- the LOC142610262 gene encoding ethylene-overproduction protein 1 — translation MQHNIFTTMRSLKIMEGCKGTQVYALNPSNPPPPGVGDKLLHHLQDHLRANSIRSKSNRNYPPPNMTVPNVVVVSDDLLRCGLPGTDLLEPQIEPCLKSVDFVEALADVHRRIESCDQFEKSRLYLEQCAMFRGLADLKLFRRSLRSARQHAVDVHNKVVIAAWLRYERREDELIGYSAMDCYGRNVECPKASLVSGYDPESVYDSCDCYRGCREDVENDGVLIEGEEECSTSEEDGDLSFCIGDDEIRCIRYKMALLSRPFGAMLYGEFKESRREKINFSQNGISADAMRAAEIFSRTKRLSWFNVHIVLELLSLANRFCCEEMKHACDVHLASLVSDMEDAMLLIEYGLEETAYLLVAACLQVFLRELPSSIHNPNVMRFFCSSEACEKLATVGHASFVLYYFLSQIAMEEDMKSNITVMLLERLQECAVEVWEKQLAFHQLGVVMIERKEYKDAQCWFEAAAEVGHIYSLVGVARAKYKRGHKYSAYKQMNSLIADYTPVGWMYQERAMYCVGKEKMTDLKTATELDPTLSYPYKYRAAALAEEKKIGAAISEINKIIGFKVTPDCLELRAWFSIAQEDYDGALRDVRALLTLEPNYMMFHGKMHGDHLVELLRPHVLQWSQADCWMHLYDRWSSVDDIGSLSVVHHMLANDPGKSLLRFRQSLLLLRLNCQKAAMRSLRLARNHSSTEHERLVYEGWILYDTGHREEALAKAEESISIQRSFEAFFLKAYALADSSLDPKSSMYVIQLLEEALRCPSDGLRKGQALNNLGSVYVDCDKLDLAADCYMSALNIKHTRAHQGLARVYHLKNQRKAAYDEMTKLIEKAQNNASAYEKRSEYCDRDMAKSDLSMATQLDPLRTYPYRYRAAVLMDDHKEAEAISELTRAITFKPDLQLLHLRAAFHESMGDYVSTIQDCEAALCLDPNHSETLELYNKAKERVNEH, via the exons atgcaACACAATATATTTACAACAATGCGTAGTTTGAAAATCATGGAAGGGTGTAAAGGCACACAAGTGTATGCGTTAAACCCATCAAATCCACCTCCTCCTGGTGTAGGAGATAAACTTTTGCACCATCTTCAAGACCATTTAAGAGCCAATTCAATTCGATCCAAATCCAATCGAAATTACCCACCACCTAATATGACAGTCCCTAATGTTGTTGTTGTGTCCGATGATCTTTTACGATGTGGGCTTCCTGGGACGGATCTACTCGAGCCCCAGATTGAGCCTTGTCTTAAATCTGTTGATTTTGTGGAAGCCCTGGCTGATGTGCATCGTAGGATTGAGAGTTGTGACCAGTTTGAGAAATCAAGGTTGTATCTTGAGCAATGCGCGATGTTTAGGGGTTTGGCTGATTTGAAGTTGTTTAGAAGGAGTCTTAGGTCGGCTAGGCAACATGCGGTGGATGTGCATAATAAGGTGGTGATCGCGGCGTGGTTGAGGTATGAGAGGAGAGAGGATGAGTTGATTGGGTACTCTGCGATGGATTGTTATGGCCGGAATGTTGAGTGTCCTAAGGCTAGTTTGGTTTCGGGGTATGATCCTGAGTCGGTGTATGATTCGTGTGATTGTTATCGGGGATGTAGGGAGGATGTTGAGAATGATGGAGTTTTGATTGAGGGCGAGGAGGAGTGTTCGACATCTGAGGAAGATGGTGATTTGTCTTTTTGTATTGGGGATGATGAGATTAGGTGTATACGGTACAAGATGGCTTTGTTATCAAGACCATTTGGTGCAATGTTGTATGGTGAATTCAAGGAATCCAGAAGGGAGAAGATAAATTTTTCACAGAATGGGATTTCTGCGGACGCAATGAGGGCTGCAGAGATTTTTAGCAGGACAAAAAGGTTAAGTTGGTTTAATGTGCATATTGTTTTGGAGCTTCTTTCTTTGGCAAACAGGTTTTGTTGTGAGGAGATGAAGCATGCTTGTGATGTTCATTTGGCGTCTTTGGTTAGTGACATGGAGGACGCGATGTTGTTGATTGAGTATGGATTGGAGGAGACCGCATATCTTCTAGTGGCAGCTTGCTTGCAGGTGTTCTTGAGAGAGCTCCCAAGTTCAATTCACAATCCTAATGTGATGAGATTTTTTTGTAGTTCAGAGGCTTGCGAAAAATTGGCTACAGTTGGGcatgcttcttttgttttgtattatttcttGAGCCAAATTGCCATGGAGGAAGACATGAAATCAAACATTACGGTGATGCTTCTGGAAAGGTTGCAAGAGTGTGCAGTTGAAGTTTGGGAGAAGCAGCTTGCATTTCACCAGTTGGGTGTTGTGATGATTGAGAGGAAAGAGTATAAAGATGCACAGTGTTGGTTTGAGGCAGCGGCTGAGGTGGGTCATATTTATTCATTAGTGGGTGTTGCAAGGGCTAAGTATAAGCGTGGCCACAAGTATTCAGCATACAAGCAGATGAACTCACTCATTGCAGATTATACACCAGTTGGATGGATGTATCAGGAGCGAGCTATGTATTGTGTTGGGAAGGAGAAGATGACTGATTTAAAAACTGCAACTGAATTGGATCCAACTCTCTCTTATCCATACAAGTATAGGGCTGCTGCACTGGCGGAGGAGAAGAAGATTGGAGCAGCAATCTcagaaatcaataaaataattggaTTTAAGGTCACACCTGATTGCCTTGAACTGCGTGCCTGGTTTTCCATTGCTCAAGAAGATTATGATGGAGCTCTAAGAGATGTCCGGGCACTTTTGACATTGGAACCAAATTATATGATGTTTCATGGGAAAATGCATGGTGACCACTTAGTAGAGCTCCTCCGCCCTCATGTTCTGCAGTGGAGTCAGGCTGATTGCTGGATGCACCTATATGACCGATGGTCCTCTGTTGATGATATCGGCTCTCTATCTGTAGTACACCATATGTTGGCAAATGACCCCGGAAAGAGTCTCCTACGCTTTCGGCAGTCACTTCTTCTATTACG cCTAAATTGTCAAAAGGCAGCTATGCGTAGCCTCCGGTTGGCTAGAAATCACTCTTCTACTGAGCATGAAAGGCTTGTCTATGAAGGATGGATACTATATGATACTGGCCACCGTGAAGAAGCATTAGCTAAGGCTGAGGAGTCCATTTCTATACAGAGATCCTTTGAAGCCTTCTTTCTTAAAGCGTATGCTTTAGCAGACTCTAGTCTTGATCCCAAGTCTTCAATGTATGTGATCCAGCTTTTGGAGGAAGCTCTTAGATGCCCTTCAGATGGCCTTCGGAAAGGACAA GCACTAAATAATCTAGGGAGTGTCTATGTAGACTGTGATAAGCTGGATCTTGCTGCTGACTGCTACATGAGTGCACTTAACATCAAACATACACGAGCACATCAAGGTCTGGCACGTGTATATCATCTTAAAAATCAACGCAAAGCTGCTTATGATGAGATGACGAAGCTTATAGAGAAGGCCCAAAACAATGCATCAGCTTACGAGAAACGTTCAGAATACTGTGACCGTGACATGGCAAAGAGTGATCTTAGTATGGCAACACAATTAGATCCCCTGAGGACATACCCTTACAGATATAGGGCAGCGG
- the LOC142608830 gene encoding putative mitochondrial protein AtMg00310: MSCFKLPVGLCKDIEMQIRKFWWGERRGQRKIYWKNWATLCKTKVNGGMRFKDLVRFNEAMLAKQVWRLAMARTSLLYKVFSAKYFPSSSIFDAKMAKGSYAWQSILKARQVVEKGMIWRIRDGKKPRFFMIIGSLEFSH, translated from the coding sequence ATGAGTTGCTTCAAGTTGCCAGTTGGTCTTTGTAAAGACATTGAGATGCAAATCCGAAAGTTTTGGTGGGGTGAGCGTAGAGgtcaaagaaaaatttattggaaaaattGGGCAACTCTTTGCAAGACGAAGGTCAATGGAGGAATGAGATTCAAAGATTTGGTGAGGTTCAATGAAGCAATGCTAGCTAAGCAGGTATGGAGGTTAGCAATGGCTAGAACATCATTGTTGTATAAGGTGTTTAGTGCCAAATATTTCCCATCAAGTTCAATTTTTGATGCAAAGATGGCCAAAGGCTCCTATGCTTGGCAAAGTATCCTCAAGGCAAGACAAGTGGTGGAGAAAGGGATGATATGGAGAATTAGAGatggaaaaaaaccaagattTTTCATGATAATTGGATCCCTGGAGTTTTCCCACTGA